A stretch of DNA from Mycobacterium senriense:
TGGACAGCGTGGTGGTCATGACCACGTCGGGCGCACCGGCCAGCCCGGCCTCGTGCAGCAACCCGCGGCCGCCGCCGCGCACGCCCAGGCCGTGCGCCTCGTCGACGACGAGCAGGGCCCGATGCCGGCGGCACACCTCGTGCAATTCCCGCAGCGGCGCCAGCGCGCCGTCGGTGGAAAACACCGACTCGGTGATGACGACGGCGCGCTCCTCGTCGCGGGCCTGCAGCGCCGCCTCCACGGCGCCGACGTCGCGGTGCGGCGTCACCGCCACCCGCGCCCGCGACAGCCGGCAGGCGTCCACCAGCGACGCGTGCGAGTACTCGTCGGAGACCAGCAGCGAACCCCGGCCCGACAGGCCGACCACCGCGCCCAGGTTGGCCGCGTAGCCGGAGGAGAACAGCAGTCCGGAGGCGGCGCCGACGTAGTCGGCCAGCTCGGACTCGAACTCCTGGTGCAGCTCGGTGTCGCCGGTGACCAGCCGGGACCCGGTCGCCCCGGCGCCCCACATGCGCAGCGCGGCCACCCCGCCGTCGATGACGTCGGGGTGTTGGGATAGCCCGAGGTAGTCGTTGGAGGCCAGGTCCAGCTCAGTGGCGACGGCGGGACGCGGCCGCAGTGAGCGGCGCAGTCCGGCCTCGCGGCGCTGCCGTTCCACCGCTTCCAGCCAGGCCAGCGGGGAAACCTCGATCGGTGCCTTCATCGGCGTTCAGCCTAGTGGCGACCGCCAGCGCGGCGAAGCCGGGCGCAGCGGGTCGTCACTGCCGGCCCCGTGGCGACCGCGAGCGCGGCGAAGCCGGGCGCAACGAGTCGTCACTGCCGGCCAACGAGGCGAGCGACCTGCACCATCGCCGAGGCGATCTGGTCGATCTCGCCGGGCGTGCAGATGTAGGGCGGCATCGCGTAGACGAGGTTGCGAAACGGGCGCAGCCAGACACCGCTGTCCAGCGCCGCCGGGGTGGCGACGGCCAGGTCGACTGGCCGCTCGCACTCGATGACGCCGATGGCGCCGCACACCCGCACGTCGCTGACTCCGGGCAGCGCCCGGGCCGGCTCCAGTCCGGTCGCCAGACCGGCGCCGATCTCGCCGACCCGCGCCCGCCAGTCCTGCTCGAGCAGCAGTTCGACACTGGCCACCGACACCGCGCAGGCCAACGCGTTGGCCATGAACGTGGGGCCGTGCATCAGCGCTCCAGCCTCGCCCGCGCTGATGGTGTGGGCGATGTCGGTCGTGCACAGGGTCGCGGCCAGGGTCAGATACCCCCCGGTCAGGGCCTTGCCGACGCACATGATGTCCGGGCTGACGCCCGCGTGGTCGGCGGCGAATAGCTCGCCGGTGCGCCCGAAGCCGGTGGCGATCTCGTCGAAGATCAGCAGCACGTCGTTCCGCCGGCAGATGTCGCGCAGGTCGCGCAGGTATTGCGGGTCGTGAAAGCGCATGCCGCCGGCGCCCTGCACGACGGGCTCGACGATGACGGCGGCCAGCTCGGCGGCGTGCCGGGCCAGCTGTTCCTTGAACGCCGCGCTGTAGGCGGGGTCGTAGTCGCGGGGCACCTGGGGGGCGAACACCTGCCGGGCCAGGATGTCGGTCCACAGCGAGTGCATGCCGCCGTCGGGGTCGCAGACACTCATCGGCGTGAAGGTATCGCCGTGGTAGCCGCCGCGCCAGGTCATCAGCCGGTGCTTGCCGGGCCGGTCGCGGCTGCGCCAGTACTGCAGCGCCATCTTCACCGCCACCTCCACCGACACCGATCCGGAGTCGCTGAAGAACACCGTGTCCAGCCCGGCCGGGGTGATGTCCACCAGCAGCTGGGCCAGCCGCGCCGCCGGTTCGTGGGTCAGCCCGCCGAACATGACGTGGTTCATCGCGCCGAGCTGGGCCGTCAGCGCCGCATCCAGCGCCGGGTGGGCGTGCCCGTGGATCGCGGTCCACCAGGAGCTCATGGCGTCGAGCGCCTCGACCGGCGTGCCGTCGCGGATCAGGGTGAGCCAGGAGCCCCGGGCGCCGACCGCCACGACGGGAGCGACCGATTCGGCGCCGATGGTGCTGTAGGGATGCCACAGGTGCGCGGCGTCGATCGTGCTGATCTGCTCGGGCGTCAGCCCGGCCTTCGCCGCGGGCATAGTGATCGAGGGTAAAGCAGCCGATTCGCGGAAAACTCCGACGTCGGGAAGCATGGGACATCATGGCCACGCCGCGGCAGTCCGACAGCGCAGCGCCGGGACCCGAGGCCGGGCCCGCGCCAGGGGCCGGCTGGTCCAGGGACACGCACTACCCGCTGGTGGACTACGACGAGGAAGCTCCCCGGGTGATCCGCTTGCGGCTGGCGCCGTGGGACGTCGTCTGCACCGTCGTGCTGCTGATCCTGCTGGCGGTGCTGGCCACCGCGACGACCTGGCCGACGCGCCTTTTCGGTTTCCTGGCGAACGTCTGCGAGGACGAAACCTGCGGACCGGTGCCCTACGGGCTGGATCTGTACATCCACCCGGTGGTGTGGGGCGGCATCGGTGCGGCCATCGCCGCGGCCATCATCGGACCGGTCGTGTCGATCCTGAAGGGCTGGTACATGTCCTTCTGGCCGGTGCTGGCGCTGGCGCTGGTCATGGTCAGCTCGGTGGCCGGGTCGCTGCTGACCATGTTCAGCGAACGCTACTGGCTCTGATCGCCCCGCCGCCCGCGCCCGGCGGACGTGCGATTTCGTAGCCACTGAGACCGAAATCACAACTGCGCATACGAGATTCGCCGCGCCAGTCACCGTCCGGTCACGGTACGACAAAAAATCCCGCCTGGGCCTGGCGGCTAACAAGATCTGTTGTCAAAGTGGCTTGTGTGACTGATGTGAATACAGCGGGCTGACCGCTGATTCACTTCGCAAGTGCCATGGACGGCGTCCGGCCCCAGCGTGGGGGCCCGGCTTGGTCCATGAACCGGGGGCGGACGCGCGAGGTCACCGCGTGGAGGCCCATTGAGCGCCTGAGAGGCCAAGAACAATGAAACGCATCTACGCCTTCGCGATCGGTTTGGCCCTGCTCGGGGCGCCGATGGTGGTTCCCACCATCGCGACCGCCGACCCGGGCGCCAGGTCGATGGACTATCAGCAGGCCACCGACGTGGTGATCGCCCGCGGTCTGTCGCAGCGCGGTGTGCCGTTCTCCTGGGCCGGTGGCGGCATCAATGGCCCCACCCGCGGCACCGGTAGCGGTATCAACACCGTCGGTTTCGACGCCTCCGGGCTGATGCAGTACGCGTACGCCGGCGCCGGCATCAAGCTGCCGCGCTCGTCGGGCGCGATCTACCGCGTCGGCCAGAAGATCGTCCCGCAGCAGGCTCGCAAGGGTGACCTGATCTTCTACGGCCCCGAGGGCACGCAGAGCGTCGCGATGTACCTGGGCAACAACCAGATGCTCGAGGTCGGCGACGTCGTGCAGGTCTCGCCGGTGCGCACCAACGGCATGACCCCCTACATGGTCCGGGTTCTCGGGGCCTCCGCGCCGGCGCAGCAGGCACCGTTGCAGCAGGCCCCGCAGCAACTGCCGACCCAGCAGGCGCCGCAGCAACTGCCCACCCAGCAGACCCCGCTGCAGCAGACACCGCAGCAGCTGCCCACCCAGCAGGCGCCGCTGCAACAGTCGCCGTACCAGCAGGCGCCGCAGCAGCTGCCCGCTCAGCAGGCGCCGTTGCAGCAGGTTCCGACGCAACAGGCACCGCTGCAGCAGTCGCCGTTCCAGCAAGCGCCCGTGCAGCAACTGCCGACCCAGCAGTCGCCGTTGCAGCCCACCGGCGCCGGCATCGGCAGGTAATTGCCCCGGTCGATCCTCGGCCGTCCGACGCCCGCCACTTGCTCCCCCGCCGCCGGCGCGGATGCTCTCAGCGACCCACCTGAGCAGCCTCCCCGCCGCGTGCTGTCGGGAGTGGGTGGTGGGTTTTCGGTAAATTAGCTCTCGATCATGCAGACCCCGCCACCCTCTCCCGCACCGGACGCCACCGCCGATCCCGGGGTCACGGGGGTGTGCAAAGCGGGGTCGCAGGGGTTCTATCGCTACGACCTCGACGG
This window harbors:
- a CDS encoding 8-amino-7-oxononanoate synthase, translating into MKAPIEVSPLAWLEAVERQRREAGLRRSLRPRPAVATELDLASNDYLGLSQHPDVIDGGVAALRMWGAGATGSRLVTGDTELHQEFESELADYVGAASGLLFSSGYAANLGAVVGLSGRGSLLVSDEYSHASLVDACRLSRARVAVTPHRDVGAVEAALQARDEERAVVITESVFSTDGALAPLRELHEVCRRHRALLVVDEAHGLGVRGGGRGLLHEAGLAGAPDVVMTTTLSKALGSQGGAVLGPAPVRAHLIDAARTFIFDTGLAPAAVGAARAALTVLRSEPWRADAVLRHAALLAEACGVLETPQSAVVSVILGDPDLAVAAATACLDAGVRVGCFRPPTVPAGTSRLRLTARASLDDAELEVARRVLTDVLAKLG
- a CDS encoding adenosylmethionine--8-amino-7-oxononanoate transaminase — its product is MPAAKAGLTPEQISTIDAAHLWHPYSTIGAESVAPVVAVGARGSWLTLIRDGTPVEALDAMSSWWTAIHGHAHPALDAALTAQLGAMNHVMFGGLTHEPAARLAQLLVDITPAGLDTVFFSDSGSVSVEVAVKMALQYWRSRDRPGKHRLMTWRGGYHGDTFTPMSVCDPDGGMHSLWTDILARQVFAPQVPRDYDPAYSAAFKEQLARHAAELAAVIVEPVVQGAGGMRFHDPQYLRDLRDICRRNDVLLIFDEIATGFGRTGELFAADHAGVSPDIMCVGKALTGGYLTLAATLCTTDIAHTISAGEAGALMHGPTFMANALACAVSVASVELLLEQDWRARVGEIGAGLATGLEPARALPGVSDVRVCGAIGVIECERPVDLAVATPAALDSGVWLRPFRNLVYAMPPYICTPGEIDQIASAMVQVARLVGRQ
- the ripD gene encoding NlpC/P60 family peptidoglycan-binding protein RipD, with protein sequence MKRIYAFAIGLALLGAPMVVPTIATADPGARSMDYQQATDVVIARGLSQRGVPFSWAGGGINGPTRGTGSGINTVGFDASGLMQYAYAGAGIKLPRSSGAIYRVGQKIVPQQARKGDLIFYGPEGTQSVAMYLGNNQMLEVGDVVQVSPVRTNGMTPYMVRVLGASAPAQQAPLQQAPQQLPTQQAPQQLPTQQTPLQQTPQQLPTQQAPLQQSPYQQAPQQLPAQQAPLQQVPTQQAPLQQSPFQQAPVQQLPTQQSPLQPTGAGIGR